In Elusimicrobiota bacterium, one DNA window encodes the following:
- a CDS encoding zinc ABC transporter substrate-binding protein: protein MTKKISLLLFSLLTGFAVARAAGSLRVVATTPDLADLARQVGGTLATVDCLSRGFQDPHFVEAKPSLILKLRNADLFIQTGLELEVGWAPLLLQGARNPRLQPGAPGFVDASTFVKILEVPTNLSRAEGDVHPGGNPHYLGDPSNAAPVARGLAAKMAALDPSHADVYKKNAEDFVGRLNAKIADWDKRLAALKGAPFVSYHRNLVYFASHFGLVSVGEIEPKPGIPPSPSHTSELIGLMKAQKVSLILTMPQYEIRTAEALARATGARVVTIALVPEAVPEAVDYLSAMESNVRGILASGRTPS from the coding sequence GTGACAAAGAAAATTTCTCTTCTTTTGTTTTCGTTGTTGACCGGGTTTGCCGTGGCGCGGGCGGCCGGTTCCCTTCGGGTGGTCGCCACGACGCCGGACTTGGCCGATTTGGCCCGGCAAGTGGGGGGAACCCTGGCGACGGTGGATTGCCTCTCCCGGGGTTTTCAGGACCCGCATTTCGTGGAGGCCAAGCCGTCTTTGATCCTGAAACTTCGGAACGCCGATCTCTTTATTCAGACCGGCTTGGAATTGGAGGTCGGGTGGGCGCCGCTTCTGTTGCAGGGGGCGCGCAATCCGCGCCTTCAGCCGGGCGCGCCGGGGTTTGTGGACGCGTCGACCTTCGTCAAAATCCTGGAAGTCCCGACCAACCTGAGCCGGGCGGAGGGGGACGTCCACCCCGGGGGAAATCCCCATTACCTGGGGGATCCCTCCAACGCCGCGCCCGTGGCCCGGGGCTTGGCGGCCAAAATGGCCGCCCTGGACCCGTCCCACGCCGATGTCTATAAAAAGAACGCCGAGGACTTTGTCGGTCGGCTGAACGCCAAAATCGCCGATTGGGACAAGCGCCTGGCGGCGCTCAAAGGCGCGCCCTTCGTGAGTTACCACCGAAACCTGGTTTACTTCGCGTCGCACTTCGGCCTGGTGTCGGTGGGGGAAATCGAACCCAAGCCCGGCATCCCGCCGAGCCCCTCCCACACCTCGGAACTGATCGGGTTGATGAAGGCCCAAAAGGTGTCGCTGATTCTGACCATGCCCCAGTATGAAATTCGAACGGCGGAGGCTCTGGCCCGGGCCACGGGGGCCCGGGTGGTCACCATCGCGCTGGTGCCCGAGGCGGTGCCGGAGGCCGTGGATTATCTTTCGGCCATGGAGAGCAACGTGCGGGGGATTTTGGCCTCCGGGCGGACGCCCTCTTGA
- a CDS encoding DUF1573 domain-containing protein, with product MRRFFKLLAAAMIPGSLWAGRPAAKFEQVYADFGILPQGSTVQFNYGFRNVGNESLRIESVQTTCGCTAAAPENPVIAPGEWGVIHVTFDSRGKMGETVKQIRVRTNDPKSPMAFLTLAGKIVESKHPDMTDTRNIFKGACRECHVDRGEKRLGEDLYMADCAMCHESQGRGGPLLGPAAETLSILPESHLKSMITEGVPETSMPAYGAKKGGPLSAGQIRSLVHYLKSFKSRGGRK from the coding sequence ATGAGACGATTTTTCAAACTGTTGGCGGCGGCCATGATCCCCGGGTCCCTTTGGGCGGGACGGCCCGCGGCCAAATTCGAACAGGTGTACGCCGATTTCGGCATATTGCCCCAGGGGTCCACGGTTCAATTTAATTACGGGTTCCGGAACGTCGGGAACGAGTCCCTTCGAATCGAATCGGTGCAGACCACCTGCGGATGCACGGCGGCGGCCCCGGAGAACCCGGTGATCGCCCCCGGCGAGTGGGGCGTCATTCACGTGACTTTCGATTCCCGGGGCAAAATGGGGGAGACGGTGAAGCAGATCCGCGTGCGCACCAACGACCCCAAATCGCCCATGGCGTTTTTGACCCTGGCCGGGAAGATCGTGGAGTCCAAGCACCCGGACATGACGGACACCCGGAATATTTTCAAAGGGGCCTGCCGGGAATGCCACGTGGACCGGGGCGAGAAGCGCCTGGGGGAGGACCTCTACATGGCGGACTGCGCCATGTGCCACGAAAGCCAGGGCCGCGGGGGGCCCCTCCTGGGTCCGGCGGCGGAAACGCTTTCGATCCTCCCCGAATCCCATTTGAAGTCGATGATCACCGAGGGGGTTCCCGAAACCTCCATGCCGGCCTACGGCGCCAAAAAAGGCGGACCGCTGAGCGCGGGCCAGATCCGGTCCCTGGTTCACTATTTGAAATCGTTTAAATCCCGAGGAGGGAGGAAATGA
- a CDS encoding Lrp/AsnC ligand binding domain-containing protein codes for MVTGLVLVRLNAGREKQTLKQIKETKGVAHTSAVYGRWDLVVDVEAEDLPSMTHVVVEKIRAIPGVASTETLVTTAI; via the coding sequence ATGGTGACGGGATTGGTGCTGGTTCGTTTGAACGCGGGGCGCGAAAAGCAGACGCTCAAGCAGATCAAGGAAACCAAAGGGGTCGCCCACACCTCCGCCGTGTACGGCCGGTGGGATTTGGTGGTGGACGTCGAAGCCGAAGATTTGCCTTCCATGACCCACGTGGTCGTCGAGAAGATCCGGGCCATTCCGGGAGTCGCCTCCACGGAAACCCTGGTCACGACGGCCATCTGA
- a CDS encoding peptidylprolyl isomerase, translating into MRKHTGWLLGGALLMAAGAKAEGWRSQAGTYAVLDTSAGEIVFRLLTDKAPETTANFIGLAEGTKEFTDPLTNKKAKRPYYEGVIFHRVIDGFMIQGGDPTGTGRGGPGYEFPDEIDPKQAFDKKGQVAMANRGPDTNGSQFFITLGAVGLPKSYTIFGQVVAGQAVVDGIGKQPTSGPPNDRPLQPPVIRHAKIVRVGKS; encoded by the coding sequence ATGCGGAAACACACGGGGTGGTTGTTGGGCGGGGCGCTGTTAATGGCCGCGGGCGCGAAGGCGGAGGGCTGGCGTTCCCAGGCCGGCACCTACGCGGTGTTGGACACGAGCGCGGGGGAAATCGTTTTTCGTCTTTTGACGGACAAGGCCCCGGAGACCACGGCGAATTTCATCGGTTTGGCCGAAGGGACCAAGGAGTTCACGGACCCTCTCACGAACAAGAAAGCCAAGCGGCCCTATTACGAGGGCGTGATCTTCCACCGGGTGATCGACGGGTTCATGATCCAGGGCGGCGACCCGACGGGCACCGGCCGGGGCGGCCCGGGTTACGAATTTCCGGACGAGATCGACCCGAAACAGGCGTTCGACAAAAAGGGCCAGGTGGCCATGGCCAACCGCGGTCCGGACACCAACGGCTCCCAATTTTTCATCACCCTGGGCGCCGTGGGACTTCCCAAGAGCTACACGATCTTCGGGCAGGTGGTGGCGGGGCAGGCGGTGGTGGACGGCATCGGCAAACAGCCGACTTCCGGACCGCCCAACGATCGGCCCCTTCAGCCCCCGGTAATCCGGCACGCGAAAATCGTTCGCGTCGGAAAATCTTGA
- a CDS encoding 8-amino-7-oxononanoate synthase, translating to MRSPLNDRLSRALDRLRKENRFRDPRLLSCAPGAVTAVDGRSVVNFASNNYLNLAGHPAVTEAAARSAREWGAGATASRLMGGTLALHRRLEEALAEHKGTEAALVFPSGYQANVGSLTALLSPEDTVVLDRLAHASLVDGARLSRARLKVFRHNDPEDLEKVLGRLGGAGERWVLVESVYSMDGDRAPLAEMSAVCRRRGARLYVDEAHGTGVWGPGGRGVVNALGLENEVEVCMGTLSKALGAQGGFVCGSRSLVDWLQNKARAYIYSTALAPAAAGAARTALSIAREDDAGRKKLFALSARLRAGLGLAGEGPIVPVVVGETSAALDLSAALWEAGYLAPAVRPPTVPEGTARVRFSLTAGHSEEQIDGALAVVRRWRGKNAAGVS from the coding sequence ATGCGCTCCCCTCTAAACGACCGGTTGTCCCGGGCGCTGGATCGGCTTCGCAAGGAAAACCGCTTTCGGGACCCCCGCCTTCTTTCGTGCGCGCCGGGAGCCGTCACGGCCGTCGATGGCCGGTCCGTCGTCAATTTCGCCTCCAACAACTATCTGAATCTCGCGGGCCATCCCGCCGTGACGGAGGCCGCCGCCCGAAGCGCCCGGGAATGGGGCGCGGGGGCCACGGCGTCCCGTCTCATGGGCGGAACGCTGGCCCTCCACCGCCGGTTGGAAGAAGCCCTGGCGGAACACAAGGGGACCGAAGCCGCTTTGGTTTTTCCCTCGGGTTATCAGGCCAACGTCGGTTCGCTCACGGCGCTCCTGTCGCCCGAGGACACCGTCGTGTTGGACCGGTTGGCCCACGCGTCCCTGGTGGACGGGGCGCGGCTCTCCCGGGCGCGCCTCAAGGTGTTCCGCCACAACGATCCCGAAGATTTGGAAAAGGTCCTGGGCCGACTCGGAGGCGCCGGGGAGCGCTGGGTGTTGGTGGAAAGCGTTTATTCCATGGACGGCGACCGGGCGCCCCTCGCGGAAATGTCGGCGGTTTGCCGACGGCGCGGGGCGCGGCTTTACGTCGACGAGGCTCACGGCACCGGCGTCTGGGGGCCCGGGGGGCGGGGCGTCGTGAACGCCCTGGGATTGGAGAACGAGGTGGAAGTCTGCATGGGCACCCTCTCCAAAGCCCTGGGCGCCCAGGGCGGGTTCGTTTGCGGCTCCCGGTCCCTCGTGGATTGGCTTCAAAACAAAGCCCGGGCCTACATTTATTCCACGGCTTTGGCCCCCGCCGCCGCGGGCGCGGCCCGGACCGCCCTCTCGATTGCGCGGGAAGACGACGCCGGGCGGAAAAAGCTTTTCGCCCTGTCGGCGCGCCTGCGGGCGGGGCTCGGTCTGGCGGGGGAAGGGCCCATCGTTCCCGTCGTGGTGGGGGAAACGTCGGCGGCCCTGGATCTTTCGGCCGCTCTTTGGGAGGCGGGGTATTTGGCCCCCGCCGTTCGGCCGCCCACCGTGCCCGAGGGCACGGCCCGGGTGCGGTTTTCCCTTACGGCCGGGCACAGCGAGGAACAGATCGACGGGGCCTTGGCGGTGGTCCGCCGTTGGCGGGGAAAAAACGCCGCGGGGGTTTCGTGA
- a CDS encoding endonuclease V encodes MEPPKNLTLDQAEEWQSRLAAQVNQRVDAAAFAPGRTVAVLQFDPIERRGRVRAQGAVVRWSTREVLERAVVEWNAADLFPFVPGLEGFREVPILRALLERFQTPADVLMVNGAGIAHRRRFGVACHLGVAVDRPCFGVSTLCDYGTWETPPPGLDGAHVFIKDAGGEPLGVALRALAYKDPLFVSPGHRVGVLPAIDVALALLEGRSAPDPFWVLAPEAKKRRSLSRPRAASKKRGKKK; translated from the coding sequence ATGGAACCGCCGAAAAACCTGACGTTGGATCAGGCGGAGGAATGGCAAAGCCGCCTGGCCGCCCAAGTGAATCAGCGGGTGGACGCGGCCGCTTTCGCCCCGGGACGCACGGTGGCGGTGCTGCAATTCGACCCGATCGAGCGGCGCGGGCGGGTGCGCGCCCAGGGCGCGGTGGTCCGCTGGTCCACCCGGGAAGTGCTGGAACGGGCCGTGGTGGAATGGAACGCCGCCGACTTGTTCCCGTTCGTGCCCGGGCTCGAGGGGTTTCGGGAAGTGCCGATTTTGCGCGCTTTGCTGGAGCGTTTTCAAACCCCGGCGGACGTCTTGATGGTGAACGGGGCGGGCATCGCCCACCGGCGGCGGTTCGGCGTGGCCTGCCATCTGGGCGTGGCCGTGGACCGGCCCTGTTTCGGGGTGTCCACCCTCTGCGATTACGGCACCTGGGAAACGCCGCCCCCCGGGTTGGACGGCGCCCACGTGTTCATTAAGGACGCGGGCGGGGAACCCCTGGGCGTGGCCCTCCGGGCCCTGGCCTACAAAGACCCTTTGTTCGTGTCTCCCGGCCACCGGGTCGGCGTGTTGCCGGCCATCGACGTGGCGTTGGCGTTGCTCGAAGGCCGTTCAGCGCCGGACCCCTTTTGGGTTCTGGCTCCGGAGGCGAAAAAACGTCGGTCGCTGTCCCGGCCCCGGGCCGCGTCCAAGAAAAGAGGGAAAAAGAAATGA
- a CDS encoding NAD(P)H-hydrate epimerase yields the protein MIRPRPVDVRAMRALDRRVVRDFGLPTAVLMENAGRAVAAEALRMARGPVAVLCGTGNNGGDGLAAARWLFSAGRKVRLVLARPPARFGPDARVFWPSLRRMKIPWRVFDGAQKLVKFTTGCRLWIDALVGVGARGPLRPPTAELVRAVNADGRPVLAVDVPSGLDADTGRAAGDAIRATRTLSLGRIKIGLTRAAARPWVGRLAWDPIGFPPDRCLKPRRRV from the coding sequence ATGATACGCCCCCGGCCCGTCGACGTCCGCGCGATGCGGGCGCTGGACCGCCGCGTGGTTCGGGACTTCGGCCTGCCGACGGCGGTCCTCATGGAAAACGCCGGTCGCGCGGTGGCGGCGGAAGCCCTTCGAATGGCCCGGGGCCCCGTGGCCGTGTTGTGCGGAACGGGGAACAACGGCGGGGACGGTTTGGCGGCCGCGCGGTGGCTTTTTTCGGCGGGGCGGAAGGTGCGCCTGGTCCTGGCCCGGCCGCCGGCCCGGTTCGGCCCCGACGCCCGGGTCTTTTGGCCGTCCCTTCGACGGATGAAAATCCCCTGGCGCGTCTTCGACGGGGCCCAAAAGTTGGTAAAATTCACGACGGGTTGCCGGCTGTGGATCGACGCCCTGGTGGGCGTCGGCGCCCGCGGCCCCTTAAGGCCCCCGACGGCGGAGTTGGTCCGCGCGGTGAACGCCGACGGCCGGCCGGTGTTGGCCGTGGACGTGCCTTCGGGATTGGACGCCGACACCGGGCGGGCCGCGGGGGACGCGATTCGCGCCACGCGCACCTTGTCGTTGGGGAGAATCAAGATCGGTTTGACCCGGGCGGCCGCGCGGCCCTGGGTGGGGCGCCTGGCCTGGGACCCCATCGGATTTCCGCCCGACCGGTGTCTCAAGCCCCGGCGGCGAGTTTAA
- a CDS encoding metal ABC transporter ATP-binding protein, giving the protein MNAGKGTEPLIRFQKVDVGYRGASVLRDVTVDINEGEAVGLVGPNGSGKTTFLRTALGLLAPRSGEVTRRSGPRFAYVPQADGMDVRWPLTIRQTVALAQKARRWGGGRSEAERRAVEEALDRTGVLPIAERLLGEVSGGQRQRAVLAQALCQSPDVLVLDEPTKGLDVVAERDLLELIAGLRTQNLTILLVSHSLQIPLNFTDRILLFADGRVVDTTPGELTTTNRLEEIYGAPFAYLEQEGMKWAMPRRRAH; this is encoded by the coding sequence TTGAACGCGGGGAAAGGAACGGAACCTCTGATCCGCTTTCAAAAAGTGGACGTGGGTTACCGGGGGGCGAGCGTTCTCCGGGACGTGACCGTGGATATCAACGAGGGCGAGGCCGTGGGCCTGGTGGGCCCCAACGGGTCGGGCAAGACGACCTTCCTTCGAACGGCCCTGGGCCTCTTGGCCCCGCGGTCGGGCGAGGTGACTCGTCGGTCGGGGCCGCGGTTCGCCTATGTGCCCCAGGCCGACGGCATGGACGTTCGGTGGCCCTTGACCATCCGTCAAACCGTGGCGTTGGCCCAAAAGGCCCGCCGTTGGGGCGGCGGGCGGAGCGAAGCCGAGCGGCGAGCGGTGGAAGAGGCCCTGGATCGCACGGGCGTCCTCCCCATCGCCGAGCGGCTGTTGGGGGAAGTGTCCGGCGGACAGCGTCAACGGGCCGTGCTGGCCCAGGCCCTCTGCCAATCCCCCGACGTGCTGGTGTTGGACGAACCCACCAAGGGGTTGGACGTTGTGGCGGAACGGGACCTCCTGGAATTGATCGCCGGGCTTCGGACCCAAAACCTGACGATCCTGTTGGTCAGTCATTCCCTGCAAATTCCGCTGAACTTCACGGACCGCATTCTCCTCTTCGCCGACGGCCGGGTGGTGGATACCACGCCCGGGGAGTTGACCACCACGAACCGGTTGGAGGAAATTTACGGCGCGCCCTTCGCCTACCTGGAGCAGGAGGGCATGAAATGGGCCATGCCCCGACGGAGGGCCCATTGA
- the bioD gene encoding dethiobiotin synthase, which produces MKGVFVTATDTGVGKTHVAAGLARSLRRAGKNVGVFKPFACGSWADTDALIRAAGSGQGRADVTPFYFSRPLAPVVKFGLGRSGLAAGRRAWERVAGAWKRLAEKFDVVVVEGAGGALVPFHGKFNVADAARYFGLPLWVVARPGLGTLNHTLLTLEALERRGLEVRRVVISGYRGKNEAERSNPRLLAALGRRPVTVLPWGKKSLEAGGPARRIAGAWRADFFGGRP; this is translated from the coding sequence GTGAAAGGCGTGTTCGTGACCGCCACCGACACCGGTGTTGGGAAAACCCACGTGGCGGCGGGGCTTGCGCGCTCCCTTCGGCGGGCCGGTAAAAACGTCGGAGTTTTTAAACCTTTCGCCTGCGGTTCCTGGGCGGACACCGATGCCTTGATCCGCGCGGCGGGCTCCGGCCAGGGCCGGGCGGACGTCACCCCCTTTTATTTTTCCCGGCCCCTGGCCCCCGTCGTGAAATTCGGTTTGGGCCGGTCCGGGTTGGCCGCCGGGCGGCGGGCCTGGGAAAGGGTCGCCGGGGCGTGGAAGCGGTTGGCTGAAAAATTCGACGTGGTCGTCGTGGAAGGGGCCGGGGGCGCGCTGGTCCCTTTCCACGGAAAGTTCAACGTGGCCGACGCCGCGCGCTATTTCGGCCTGCCCCTCTGGGTCGTGGCCCGACCCGGTTTGGGCACGTTGAACCACACGCTGTTGACCCTGGAAGCCCTGGAGCGGCGGGGCCTGGAGGTCCGCCGGGTGGTGATCAGCGGTTACCGCGGGAAAAACGAGGCGGAGCGGTCCAATCCCCGGCTCCTGGCGGCCCTGGGCCGTCGGCCGGTGACGGTTCTTCCCTGGGGAAAAAAATCCCTGGAGGCGGGCGGACCGGCGCGCCGAATCGCCGGGGCCTGGCGCGCGGACTTCTTTGGAGGGCGGCCGTGA
- the bioA gene encoding adenosylmethionine--8-amino-7-oxononanoate transaminase — MTSAKTLGRWDKKYLWHPFTQQAEWNKEEPTIVQSARGVRLKDQHGREYIDGVSSLWVTVHGHREPALDRALRRQLDRVAHSTFLGLTHEPAIRLGKALAAIAPTGLSRVFYSDNGATAVEVALKMAFQYRAHTEGPSSHRREYLALSHSYHGDTLGAVSVGGIAHFQKVFRPLLFRARFAPSPHCDRCPFRKKPSAPRLRTGDEPVRGPAPRPGAARAETGCRWECLAGAEKILKERRSRLVAAIVEPLVQAAVGMWIMPPGYLRGFARLCRKYQVPLIADEVATGFGRTGTMFAVQQEGVVPDFLCVAKSLTGGYLPLAATLTSDKIFRAFLGRYDEFKSFFHGHTYTANPLACAVALENLRLLQKKNWPRGLAPLRRDLSLFLKETANHPRVGHVRQMGLMAGIELVADRKTGRRFPPGDRMGARVCRAARERGLWIRPLGDTLVILPPLGIGRVDLGRMTRAVRESLDAVLGGGAGPGSDFC; from the coding sequence GTGACCTCCGCCAAGACCCTCGGCCGATGGGACAAGAAATACCTCTGGCATCCCTTCACCCAGCAGGCCGAATGGAACAAGGAAGAGCCGACCATCGTTCAAAGCGCCCGGGGCGTTCGGTTGAAGGATCAACACGGGCGGGAATACATCGACGGGGTTTCCTCCCTCTGGGTCACGGTCCACGGCCACCGGGAACCGGCCTTGGACCGGGCCCTGCGCCGCCAATTGGACCGCGTGGCCCACAGCACCTTTTTGGGTCTTACCCACGAGCCGGCCATCCGCCTGGGGAAAGCCCTGGCCGCGATCGCCCCGACGGGACTTTCCCGGGTGTTTTACTCGGACAACGGGGCCACGGCGGTGGAAGTGGCGCTCAAAATGGCTTTTCAATACCGGGCGCACACCGAGGGGCCTTCGAGCCATCGGCGGGAGTACCTGGCCCTCTCCCATTCCTACCACGGGGACACCCTGGGGGCGGTGTCCGTGGGCGGCATCGCCCATTTCCAAAAAGTGTTCCGGCCGCTTCTCTTCCGGGCGCGGTTCGCGCCGTCGCCCCACTGCGACCGATGCCCTTTTCGGAAAAAACCGTCGGCGCCGCGATTGCGCACGGGCGACGAACCGGTTCGAGGGCCCGCGCCGCGCCCGGGAGCCGCCCGGGCGGAGACCGGGTGCCGGTGGGAATGCCTGGCCGGGGCGGAAAAGATTTTAAAGGAGCGCCGTTCCCGGTTGGTGGCGGCCATCGTGGAGCCCCTGGTGCAGGCCGCCGTGGGAATGTGGATCATGCCGCCGGGGTACCTGCGGGGGTTCGCGCGCCTTTGCCGGAAATACCAGGTGCCGTTGATCGCCGACGAGGTGGCCACGGGGTTCGGCCGCACGGGCACGATGTTCGCCGTCCAGCAGGAAGGCGTGGTTCCCGATTTCCTCTGCGTCGCCAAATCCCTGACCGGGGGGTATCTGCCCCTGGCGGCCACGTTGACCTCGGACAAAATCTTCCGGGCCTTCCTGGGGCGCTACGACGAGTTCAAGAGTTTCTTCCACGGCCACACCTACACGGCGAATCCGTTGGCCTGCGCCGTGGCCCTGGAAAACCTGCGCCTTCTCCAAAAGAAAAATTGGCCCCGGGGTCTCGCGCCCCTTCGGCGGGACTTGTCGCTTTTCCTAAAAGAAACGGCGAACCATCCCCGGGTGGGGCACGTCAGGCAGATGGGCCTCATGGCGGGAATTGAATTGGTGGCGGACCGGAAGACCGGGCGGCGTTTTCCGCCGGGGGACCGGATGGGGGCCCGGGTGTGCCGGGCGGCCCGGGAGCGGGGACTTTGGATCCGCCCCCTGGGGGACACGCTGGTGATCCTTCCGCCTCTGGGCATCGGCCGGGTCGATCTCGGGCGAATGACGAGGGCGGTGCGCGAATCCCTGGACGCGGTTCTGGGCGGCGGGGCGGGACCCGGGAGCGATTTTTGTTAA
- a CDS encoding beta-ketoacyl-[acyl-carrier-protein] synthase family protein yields the protein MTTRPDRERVAVTGLGLVTPLGENRETSWARLANGDSAVGAGGARVPLPDVRHRALAWAERAAAEALADVGDAWTGGERCGCSVSGSKPLLSEFSRDALDMRPPEDVCSTVARLGRAGGPVINLSSACATGAQSVLVAAGWIREGRVDRALAGAAESSFHPLYVAGFDQMGVLSPGRRVRPFDRARDGFLLGEGAGVFVLERWDLARARGAAIYAEVAGGDFSCDAHHATRFNSQGRRMADCLRRALTRAGAGPSDLDYVNAHGTATLLNDALETRALESLFPEGGAPPVSSTKGATGHLLGATGAVELGFTLLALRDGRLPPTLNLENPETESIDFIPDRSRPTALRRAASLSFGFGGALASVVLEKPECAPL from the coding sequence GTGACGACGCGACCGGACCGCGAGCGGGTCGCCGTCACGGGGCTGGGCCTCGTGACGCCCCTGGGGGAAAACCGGGAAACCTCCTGGGCCCGCCTGGCGAACGGCGACAGCGCCGTGGGCGCCGGGGGCGCCCGGGTGCCCCTGCCCGACGTCCGCCATCGGGCCCTGGCCTGGGCGGAACGTGCCGCGGCGGAGGCCCTGGCGGACGTGGGCGACGCTTGGACGGGCGGGGAACGCTGCGGCTGTTCCGTGAGCGGTAGCAAACCGCTCCTCTCCGAATTTTCCCGGGACGCCCTGGATATGCGGCCGCCCGAGGACGTGTGTTCCACCGTGGCGCGGCTGGGGCGGGCCGGGGGCCCGGTGATCAATTTGTCTTCGGCCTGCGCCACCGGGGCCCAGTCCGTTTTGGTGGCCGCCGGGTGGATCCGGGAGGGGCGCGTGGATCGGGCTCTGGCCGGGGCCGCCGAATCGTCTTTTCATCCGCTGTATGTGGCGGGCTTCGACCAAATGGGCGTGCTCTCCCCGGGTCGCCGGGTGCGGCCCTTCGACCGGGCCCGGGACGGTTTTTTACTGGGCGAGGGGGCGGGGGTTTTTGTTTTGGAACGCTGGGACCTAGCCCGGGCCCGGGGCGCGGCCATCTACGCCGAAGTGGCGGGGGGGGATTTTTCCTGCGACGCCCACCACGCCACGCGGTTCAACTCCCAGGGGCGCCGCATGGCGGATTGTCTCCGGCGGGCGCTGACCCGGGCGGGGGCCGGCCCGTCGGATTTGGACTACGTGAACGCCCACGGCACCGCGACCCTTTTGAACGACGCCCTGGAAACCCGGGCCCTGGAATCCCTTTTTCCAGAAGGCGGCGCGCCGCCCGTGTCCTCCACCAAGGGCGCCACCGGGCACTTGTTGGGCGCCACCGGGGCCGTGGAGTTGGGGTTCACTCTCCTGGCCCTCCGGGACGGGCGCCTGCCGCCGACGTTGAACTTGGAAAACCCCGAAACCGAATCCATCGATTTCATTCCCGATCGTTCGCGGCCGACGGCTTTGCGCCGGGCGGCGTCCCTGTCCTTCGGTTTCGGCGGAGCCCTGGCCTCCGTGGTGTTGGAAAAACCCGAATGCGCTCCCCTCTAA
- a CDS encoding metal ABC transporter permease yields MNVFAMDFMRTALAAGLLIGLSLSLLGVFLTLRRMAFSGLAVSQWAGLGTVIGVALGWHWGADALALCFVALGMYLLTRLSNGRRTRPDSWVASLYVLGAAGAVLVLAKAPRGESETLSLFFGNVLALTGTEVKEALGLFLATTATLGLGFYRWVWVSFDPVSAEVAGVRVARWTFAFNLLFAVAMTLAIHIVGVLLAFAYLLLPATAGLTSGARLRNVFVGAAGTAVVATLLGFVFSVRWDLPTGPLVAALLAGATLGARLTAWARGRAD; encoded by the coding sequence TTGAACGTTTTCGCGATGGATTTCATGCGCACGGCCCTGGCGGCCGGGCTCTTGATCGGGTTGTCGCTGTCCCTTCTCGGGGTTTTCCTCACTCTACGGCGGATGGCCTTTTCGGGGCTCGCGGTGTCCCAGTGGGCGGGGCTGGGCACGGTGATCGGCGTGGCCCTGGGCTGGCACTGGGGGGCGGACGCGCTGGCCTTGTGTTTTGTGGCTCTGGGGATGTATTTGCTCACGCGCCTTTCCAACGGACGGCGCACGCGGCCCGATTCCTGGGTGGCGTCCCTCTACGTGTTGGGCGCGGCCGGGGCCGTTTTGGTGCTCGCCAAGGCGCCCCGGGGGGAATCGGAGACCTTAAGCCTCTTCTTCGGCAACGTGCTGGCCCTGACGGGAACCGAAGTGAAGGAAGCCCTGGGTCTTTTTCTGGCGACCACGGCGACCTTGGGGCTTGGATTTTACCGTTGGGTGTGGGTGAGCTTCGATCCCGTCTCCGCCGAAGTGGCGGGGGTGCGGGTGGCCCGATGGACCTTCGCTTTCAACTTGTTGTTCGCCGTCGCCATGACGCTCGCGATCCACATCGTGGGCGTCCTGTTGGCCTTCGCCTATCTTTTATTGCCCGCCACGGCGGGGCTCACCTCCGGGGCGCGTCTCAGAAATGTCTTTGTGGGAGCCGCGGGAACGGCCGTCGTCGCGACCCTTCTGGGATTCGTGTTTTCGGTTCGGTGGGACCTGCCGACGGGGCCTTTGGTGGCGGCGCTGTTGGCGGGCGCGACCCTGGGCGCCCGCCTCACCGCCTGGGCCCGGGGGCGGGCGGATTAA